From Plectropomus leopardus isolate mb chromosome 17, YSFRI_Pleo_2.0, whole genome shotgun sequence, a single genomic window includes:
- the galr2b gene encoding galanin receptor 2b — protein MSDFEDLSKLGGQANVSESYQLNPTSVIVSVVFSLIFLLGTIGNSLVLAVLLRSGQVGYNTTNLFILNLSVADFFFIIFCVPFQATIYSLEGWVFGSFMCKVVHFFINLTMYASSFTLAAVSVDRYLAIRYPLRSRELRTPCNAVVAMVIIWGLSLVFAGPYLSYYDLIDYANSTVCIPGWEEQNRKVLDTCTFLFGYVIPVLIVSLSYTRTIKYLWTAVDPLDGMSESKRAKRKVTKMIIIVTVLFCICWLPYHVVILCYLYGDFPFNQTTYAFRLLSHCMAYANSCVNPIVYALVSKHFRKGFKKVFSCILSKNGRNKVHVVHVANTVPGFEAGSTEVSQMNEENMRQNECEMINRPIAEPREATVTLNMPFQRQT, from the exons ATGTCTGACTTTGAGGATCTCAGCAAGCTAGGAGGCCAGGCAAACGTATCTGAAAGCTACCAGCTGAACCCCACCAGTGTGATCGTGTCGGTCGTCTTCTCCCTCATCTTTCTGCTGGGCACCATTGGCAACAGCCTGGTGCTCGCCGTGCTTCTGCGGAGCGGGCAGGTGGGATACAACACAACCAATCTGTTTATACTCAACTTGAGCGTGGCCGACttcttcttcatcatcttctGCGTCCCTTTCCAAGCCACCATATACTCTCTGGAGGGCTGGGTGTTTGGCTCCTTCATGTGTAAAGTGGTGCACTTCTTCATCAACCTCACCATGTACGCCAGCAGCTTTACACTCGCTGCCGTCTCTGTTGACAG GTATCTGGCCATTCGATACCCGCTGCGCTCCAGAGAGCTCCGGACCCCGTGTAATGCagttgttgccatggtgatcATCTGGGGTCTTTCTCTGGTCTTTGCGGGTCCTTATCTCAGCTACTACGACCTGATCGATTACGCCAACAGCACTGTGTGTATCCCGGGCTGGGAGGAGCAGAACCGGAAAGTGCTGGACACGTGCACCTTCCTGTTTGGCTACGTCATCCCCGTGCTGATTGTGAGTCTGTCATACACTCGAACCATCAAGTACCTTTGGACGGCCGTTGACCCTCTGGACGGCATGTCAGAATCTAAGAGGGCCAAACGCAAGGTCACCAAAATGATCATCATCGTCACCGTGCTTTTCTGCATCTGCTGGCTGCCGTACCACGTGGTGATCCTGTGCTACCTGTATGGAGACTTTCCCTTTAATCAGACAACGTACGCCTTCAGGCTTCTCTCTCACTGCATGGCTTACGCCAACTCTTGTGTCAACCCCATCGTGTATGCTTTGGTGTCCAAGCACTTTCGCAAAGGCTTCAAGAAAGTGTTCAGCTGCATCCTCAGTAAAAATGGAAGAAATAAGGTCCATGTGGTTCATGTCGCCAACACTGTGCCCGGGTTTGAGGCGGGCTCCACAGAAGTGTCTCAGATGAACGAGGAGAACATGCGACAGAATGAATGTGAGATGATTAACAGGCCTATCGCAGAGCCAAGAGAAGCCACAGTGACACTCAATATGCCCTTTCAGCGGCAGACTTGA